One window of Methanogenium organophilum genomic DNA carries:
- a CDS encoding ChaB family protein, whose product MPYKKTKELPGQVRSHLPAHAQEIYLAAFNSAWLSYEDPEKRHGNETREETAHRVAWAAVKTHYRKNPQTGEWEEKIPKQMN is encoded by the coding sequence ATGCCCTATAAAAAGACGAAAGAGTTACCCGGACAGGTACGTTCCCACCTGCCCGCACATGCACAGGAGATCTATCTCGCCGCATTCAACAGTGCATGGCTCAGCTACGAAGACCCGGAAAAACGGCACGGCAATGAGACCCGGGAAGAGACAGCCCACCGTGTTGCCTGGGCCGCGGTCAAAACGCACTACCGAAAGAATCCCCAGACCGGTGAATGGGAAGAGAAAATCCCAAAACAGATGAACTGA